A genomic stretch from Chiloscyllium plagiosum isolate BGI_BamShark_2017 chromosome 2, ASM401019v2, whole genome shotgun sequence includes:
- the LOC122558546 gene encoding proteinase-activated receptor 1-like isoform X2 produces MGWTVQLVLWVVLLSTISALNTGKSSQNQVRPRTFAAVWTHKPLEVFDLDGKIEGEGSGLYDGSGFTDGSGFGSHENKPTIPVKIHEEHHMQHVAISNTAEQYLTSQWMTAFIPSVYTIVFALGLLLNCMAILMIHFRMKCKKPAVIYMMNLAAADLLFLLMLPLKIAYHFSGNNWGFGSFLCRLVTGGFYAYMYCSVLLMMCISIDRFLAVVYPIRSATWRTRGRTVVICLVMWLVAIGGVLPLFLTEQTVYVTELGITTCHDVLPLSTLQSYSVYYFPTLCFLLFVIPLLVTSVCYICIISTLHSANVASKCKKTRAICLAVIVLSVFIVCFAPSNIILLIHYLHFYYAPSDALYFAYMLCVCIGSVSCCLDPLIYYYGSSLFQMHFQNLLCSRYVTESENSETDSKSCKTGTSSFNDTSYKKLIA; encoded by the coding sequence GCAAATCATCACAAAATCAAGTGCGTCCCAGAACCTTTGCAGCTGTTTGGACTCATAAACCTTTGGAAGTTTTTGATCTTGATGGAAAAATTGAAGGCGAAGGTTCAGGCCTGTATGATGGAAGTGGATTCACTGATGGATCTGGATTTGGATCACATGAAAATAAACCCACCATCCCTGTCAAAATCCATGAAGAACACCACATGCAACATGTAGCCATCTCAAATACAGCAGAACAATACTTAACTAGTCAATGGATGACTGCATTTATTCCTTCAGTTTACACCATTGTTTTTGCATTGGGATTGCTTCTCAACTGTATGGCAATCTTAATGATTCATTTCAGGATGAAATGTAAAAAGCCGGCTGTAATTTACATGATGAATTTGGCAGCAGCAGATCTGTTATTTCTGCTGATGCTGCCTCTAAAAATTGCTTACCATTTTTCTGGCAATAACTGGGGATTTGGCTCTTTCCTCTGCCGATTGGTTACTGGTGGATTTTATGCGTATATGTACTGTTCAGTGCTGCTGATGATGTGCATAAGTATTGACCGATTTCTCGCTGTAGTCTATCCAATACGATCTGCTACCTGGAGGACCCGGGGGCGTACAGTTGTAATTTGCCTTGTGATGTGGCTTGTAGCTATTGGTGGTGTCCTCCCTCTTTTCCTTACTGAGCAAACAGTGTATGTCACTGAGCTGGGCATTACAACCTGCCATGATGTGCTACCCCTCTCCACCTTACAGAGCTACTCTGTCTACTATTTTCCCACTTTGTgttttctgctgtttgtaattccCCTGCTTGTGACTTCAGTCTGCTATATATGTATTATCTCAACCCTTCATTCAGCAAATGTTGCAAGCAAGTGCAAGAAAACACGTGCTATCTGTTTGGCTGTGATTGTGCTTTCTGTCTTTATTGTCTGTTTTGCACCATCTAACATTATTTTGCTTATACACTATCTTCATTTTTATTATGCACCAAGTGATGCTCTCTATTTTGCTtacatgctgtgtgtgtgcattggCAGTGTTAGCTGCTGCCTTGAtcctttgatttattattatggCTCATCTCTgttccaaatgcattttcagaatcTTTTGTGCTCTAGGTATGTCACTGAATCTGAGAATAGTGAAACAGATTCTAAGAGCTGTAAAACAGGAACCTCCAGTTTCAATGATACTTCCTACAAAAAATTAATAGcctaa
- the LOC122558546 gene encoding proteinase-activated receptor 1-like isoform X1, with the protein MGWTVQLVLGVALVSTISALNTGKSSQNQVRPRTFAAVWTHKPLEVFDLDGKIEGEGSGLYDGSGFTDGSGFGSHENKPTIPVKIHEEHHMQHVAISNTAEQYLTSQWMTAFIPSVYTIVFALGLLLNCMAILMIHFRMKCKKPAVIYMMNLAAADLLFLLMLPLKIAYHFSGNNWGFGSFLCRLVTGGFYAYMYCSVLLMMCISIDRFLAVVYPIRSATWRTRGRTVVICLVMWLVAIGGVLPLFLTEQTVYVTELGITTCHDVLPLSTLQSYSVYYFPTLCFLLFVIPLLVTSVCYICIISTLHSANVASKCKKTRAICLAVIVLSVFIVCFAPSNIILLIHYLHFYYAPSDALYFAYMLCVCIGSVSCCLDPLIYYYGSSLFQMHFQNLLCSRYVTESENSETDSKSCKTGTSSFNDTSYKKLIA; encoded by the exons ATGGGCTGGACAGTTCAGCTTGTGTTGGGGGTCGCCCTGGTCTCCACCATCTCAGCTCTCAACACTG GCAAATCATCACAAAATCAAGTGCGTCCCAGAACCTTTGCAGCTGTTTGGACTCATAAACCTTTGGAAGTTTTTGATCTTGATGGAAAAATTGAAGGCGAAGGTTCAGGCCTGTATGATGGAAGTGGATTCACTGATGGATCTGGATTTGGATCACATGAAAATAAACCCACCATCCCTGTCAAAATCCATGAAGAACACCACATGCAACATGTAGCCATCTCAAATACAGCAGAACAATACTTAACTAGTCAATGGATGACTGCATTTATTCCTTCAGTTTACACCATTGTTTTTGCATTGGGATTGCTTCTCAACTGTATGGCAATCTTAATGATTCATTTCAGGATGAAATGTAAAAAGCCGGCTGTAATTTACATGATGAATTTGGCAGCAGCAGATCTGTTATTTCTGCTGATGCTGCCTCTAAAAATTGCTTACCATTTTTCTGGCAATAACTGGGGATTTGGCTCTTTCCTCTGCCGATTGGTTACTGGTGGATTTTATGCGTATATGTACTGTTCAGTGCTGCTGATGATGTGCATAAGTATTGACCGATTTCTCGCTGTAGTCTATCCAATACGATCTGCTACCTGGAGGACCCGGGGGCGTACAGTTGTAATTTGCCTTGTGATGTGGCTTGTAGCTATTGGTGGTGTCCTCCCTCTTTTCCTTACTGAGCAAACAGTGTATGTCACTGAGCTGGGCATTACAACCTGCCATGATGTGCTACCCCTCTCCACCTTACAGAGCTACTCTGTCTACTATTTTCCCACTTTGTgttttctgctgtttgtaattccCCTGCTTGTGACTTCAGTCTGCTATATATGTATTATCTCAACCCTTCATTCAGCAAATGTTGCAAGCAAGTGCAAGAAAACACGTGCTATCTGTTTGGCTGTGATTGTGCTTTCTGTCTTTATTGTCTGTTTTGCACCATCTAACATTATTTTGCTTATACACTATCTTCATTTTTATTATGCACCAAGTGATGCTCTCTATTTTGCTtacatgctgtgtgtgtgcattggCAGTGTTAGCTGCTGCCTTGAtcctttgatttattattatggCTCATCTCTgttccaaatgcattttcagaatcTTTTGTGCTCTAGGTATGTCACTGAATCTGAGAATAGTGAAACAGATTCTAAGAGCTGTAAAACAGGAACCTCCAGTTTCAATGATACTTCCTACAAAAAATTAATAGcctaa